In one Diabrotica virgifera virgifera chromosome 5, PGI_DIABVI_V3a genomic region, the following are encoded:
- the LOC114330656 gene encoding vacuolar protein sorting-associated protein 33B: protein MDITTKLSGLQEISKAQLSKILNVVSNPKYLIIEPSLIRPLERVCGVTWLKGNGIEKIFKLEPVNPYAGSNVVFYMIYFDTIVFKQVVDQIRSQIENIEQPVKNKFHIIVVPCYNCAFENELEALGVYGTIRIHHFQWMPLHLDTSLLSLEIPNLYSSLFVYKNLTYLPVLSKCLWQLNFVIGKPRFILCLGEYSKAVLAQFDQCCEDRGETDRLESDFGALIIMDRNIDYTSALLTPGTYAALLAEIYNVSAGICEKKEEKLEKFDTKCNPLPEKQSINFSLDSNVDSIYYDIKNRYFTEVLSVLSNLTKELKTEKMSSREMALDEIKQYVQTQLHATKSKKKFITNHLQAAESIINILGHRYENQKMVEHNIVRNNDRALNLNYLEEVLNTENDKYITLRLFCLLILYQPMSESEIRTFWLKFLHQFGFSYGFAFHNLLNIGFIPESVETSNSLNIQGKLKIPIFSSSNSQINSKNLKQIPPDPTAVNLKFPTCTSYVFGGNYIPLITQIAGMILNSIPLDEIRTKLEVFGHLSLRNERGYPLQNRMVLIYMIGGVTYAEIAACNLLETLTGTQIVILSDRVVTGNYLMQGILDYPK, encoded by the exons ATGGATATTACAACAAAATTGTCAGGTTTACAAGAAATATCCAAAGCACAACTCTCCAAGATATTAAACGTGGTTTCAAACCCGAAGTATTTAATAATAGAACCATCATTAATTAGGCCACTGGAAAGAGTATGTGGTGTTACATGGTTAAA AGGAAATGGCATagagaaaatatttaaattagaaccCGTAAATCCATATGCAGGATCAAATGTTGTATTTTACATGATATATTTTGATACAATAGTATTTAAACAGGTAGTAGATCAGATCAGATCACAGATTGAGAACATTGAACAACCAGTAAAGAATAAATTTCACATTATTGTAGTACCTTGTTACAATTGTGCATTTGAAAATGAACTAGAAGCATTAGGTGTTTATGGTACAATAAGAATACATCACTTCCAGTGGATGCCTTTACATCTGGACACAAGTTTACTGAGTCTCGAAATACCGAATCTATACAGTTCTCTCTTTGTATATAAAAACTTAACTTATCTACCTGTTTTGTCCAAGTGCTTGTGGCAACTCAATTTTGTAATAGGTAAACCAAGGTTTATTTTATGTCTAGGTGAGTATTCTAAAGCAGTTCTAGCTCAATTTGATCAATGCTGTGAAGACAGAGGAGAAACTGATAGACTAGAATCTGATTTTGGAGCCTTAATAATAATGGATAGAAACATAGACTACACAAGTGCATTATTAACTCCAGGTACATATGCAGCCCTACTGGCTGAGATATACAACGTTAGTGCAGGGATTTGTGAAAAAAAGGAAGAGAAACTAGAAAAATTTGATACGAAATGTAATCCTTTACCAGAAAAACAATCAATTAACTTTAGTTTAGATAGTAATGTTGATAGTATTTACTATGAcattaaaaatagatattttacagAAGTATTATCTGttttaagtaatttaacaaaAGAGTTAAAAACAGAAAAGATGAGTTCCAGGGAAATGGCATTAGATGAAATTAAACAATATGTACAAACACAACTACACGCAACTAAATCCAAGAAGAAGTTTATAACAAACCATTTACAGGCTGCAGAAAGTATAATCAACATCTTAGGCCATAGATACGAAAATCAGAAGATGGTGGAACATAATATAGTAAGAAACAATGATAGAGCCTTAAACTTAAACTATTTGGAAGAGGTTTTAAACACAGAAAATGACAAATACATAACATTGCGGTTATTCTGTCTGTTAATACTGTATCAGCCAATGAGTGAAAGCGAAATTAGAACATTCTGGCTAaaattcttgcatcagtttggcTTTAGCTATGGTTTTGCTTTTCATAATCTACTGAATATAGGTTTTATTCCAGAGTCAGTAGAAACAAGCAATAGTTTAAATATACAAGGAAAATTGAAGATTCCAATTTTTAGTTCAAGTAATAGCCAAATCAattctaaaaatttaaaacaaatccCACCTGATCCTACTGCAGTGAATCTAAAGTTTCCTACATGTACCAGTTATGTATTTGGAGGCAACTACATTCCTCTTATAACCCAAATAGCTGGAATGATTCTTAATTCAATTCCTTTAGATGAGATTAGAACTAAATTGGAAGTGTTTGGTCATCTATCGTTAAGAAATGAAAGAGGATATCCTCTTCAGAATAGGATGGTGCTTATATATATGATTGGAGGAGTCACTTACGCTGAAATAGCTGCCTGCAATTTACTGGAAACTCTAACAGGGACACAAATTGTTATTTTAAGTGATAGAGTTGTTACTGGGAATTATTTAATGCAAGGCATTTTAGATTATCCCAAATGA